In Electrophorus electricus isolate fEleEle1 chromosome 14, fEleEle1.pri, whole genome shotgun sequence, a single window of DNA contains:
- the rgs9b gene encoding LOW QUALITY PROTEIN: regulator of G-protein signaling 9b (The sequence of the model RefSeq protein was modified relative to this genomic sequence to represent the inferred CDS: deleted 3 bases in 3 codons), whose product MTIRNVLDHGQRYRPRMACLKKMEAVVLEMQEPKTGVKSQTQRLVITTIPHAITGEDIVEWISNRFKIDAAEAQLMGTLMVSYGYIYPLQDYKRLIMKADTSLYRFQTPYFWPAQQWLVEDTDYAIYLAKRNIRKKGMLELHEQEQYNHLHKWMNHKWDFIVMQAKEQYRAGKERKKPDRVVFDCQERAYWVVHRPPPGTTSGMDYGLERLVDPNQEEKKTSDFYRRLILFTQQSIMRPRVKSSVSIGALVKYTTTYKQHDPILYPCLPSNPWLTDDVTYWDLNKPNVENPTRMRVERWTFSFGELLSDPRGRADFRLFLKKEFSGENLAFWEACEDLKWGAAATMQEKAQQIYKTFLARGAPRWINIDGKTMEITVKGLSHPHRYVLDAAQTHIYMLMKKDSYGRYLKSPVFKDTQIKAVSPEPHRFSEAQLEQNARKRRPSLSPIILRQQEEEQKAKLAASGPVDITQLCRFTAPVPHLAVYTGICETQSTASPGLTTLPNSAACPSPISVAIDSTPASERRFDSGGPASSHFPSIAESGEASGAEQRQPPASKSRVALSLSRLLRRGCNAPSVFASLSPKCAVTAGGGRVQPLGVQPHTQPQPRRIANFFQIKVDIPPECRIYPIDSEDEVEGSPGAARGGVKEIICPWETVTKHDGAG is encoded by the exons ATGACCATAAGAAATGTACTGGATCATGGACAACGTTATAGACCACGGATGGCTTGTCTGAAAAAG ATGGAAGCTGTGGTGTTGGAAATGCAAGAACCCAAGACAGGGGTGaaatcacagacacagaggctgGTCATTACCACCATTCCTCATGCCATCACAG GTGAAGATATTGTTGAATGGATTTCTAATCGTTTCAAAATAGATGCTGCCG AGGCCCAACTCATGGGTACCCTGATGGTGTCCTATGGATACATTTATCCACTGCAGGATTATAAGAGACTCATCATGAAAGCGGACACCTCACTGTATCGTTTCCAG ACACCATATTTCTGGCCAGCACAGCAATGGCTAGTGGAGGACACAGACTACG caATATACTTGGCAAAGAGAAATATACGTAAAAAGGGGATGTTAGAGCTGCATGAACAG GAGCAGTACAATCATCTTCACAAATGGATGAATCACAAGTGGGACTTCATTGTGATGCAGGCCAAAGAACAGTACAG GGcaggaaaagagaggaagaaaccaGACAGGGTGGTGTTTGACTGCCAAGAAAGAGCCTACTGGGTAGTGCACAGACCCCCG CCAGGAACAACAAGTGGGATGGACTATGGACTAGAGCGACTAGTGGATCCCAATCAGGAGGAG aaaaaaacatctgaCTTCTACAGAAGACTA ATTCTCTTCACTCAGCAAAGTATCATGAGGCCCAGAGTGAAGTCATCTGTATCAATTGGAGC CCTTGTGAAGTACACCACAACATACAAACAGCATGACCCCATCTTGTATCCATGCCTTCCGAGTAACCCCTGGCTGACAGATGATGTGACATACTGGGACCTTAACAAACCAAA TGTTGAGAATCCTACAAGAATGAGAGTGGAGCGCTGGACGTTCAGCTTTGGTGAGCTGCTCTCTGATCCTCGCGGGAGGGCGGATTTTCGTCTCTTCCTGAAGAAGGAATTCAGTG GTGAGAACCTTGCATTCTGGGAGGCCTGTGAAGATCTGAAATGGGGTGCTGCAGCTACAATGCAAGAGAAAGCTCAGCAGATCTATAA GACTTTCCTGGCTCGCGGAGCACCTCGGTGGATTAACATTGATGGAAAGACCATGGAGATCACTGTGAAGGgtctgtctcaccctcatcGC TATGTTCTGGATGCTGCC CAGACCCATATCTACATGCTAATGAAAAAG GACTCATATGGCCGATATCTGAAGTCCCCAGTGTTTAAGGACACGCAGATTAAGGCGGTGTCTCCCGAGCCTCACAGATTCAG TGAAGCCCAGCTGGAACAGAATGCCAGGAAGCGGAGGCCAAGCCTGAGTCCCATCATCCTGAGACaa caggaggaggagcagaaggccAAGCTGGCTGCCAGTGGCCCTGTGGACATCACACAG CTGTGCAGGTTCACTGCACCCGTGCCCCACCTGGCTGTGTACACAGGTATCTGTGAGACCCAATCCACCGCTTCCCCAGGACTCACGACACTGCCCAACAGTGCGGCTTGCCCCTCTCCTATCAGTGTCGCCATCGACAGCACCCCGGCCTCTGAGAGGCGTTTTGACAGCGGAGGGCCTGCCTCGTCCCATTTCCCCTCTATAGCAGAGAGTGGCGAGGCATCTGGGGCGGAGCAGAGGCAGCCCCCCGCATCCAAGTCCCGCGTAGCCCTGTCCTTGAGTCGTCTGCTTCGCAGGGGGTGCAATGCCCCATCAGTGTTTGCCAGCCTGTCGCCAAAATGTGCTGTGACTGCAGGGGGCGGTAGAGTGCAGCCACTTGGAGTCCAGCCGCACACACAGCCCCAGCCGAGGAGGATTGCAAA CTTTTTCCAAATCAAAGTGGACATCCCCCCCGAATGCCGCATCTATCCCATTGACTCTGAGGATGAAGTGGAGGGGAGTCCTGGTGCAGCAAGAGGGGGTGTGAAGGAAATTATATGCCCCTGGGAAACAGTGACCAAGCATGACGGAGCAGGATAG
- the gna13a gene encoding guanine nucleotide-binding protein subunit alpha-13a isoform X1, whose amino-acid sequence MADFLPSRTAVVCLPNCLLSSNEIEQQRKSKEIDRCISREKTYVKRLVKILLLGAGESGKSTFLKQMRIIHGQDFDQRAKEEFRATIYSNVMKGIRVLVDAREKLHIPWGDASNQAQGEMVMGFDTRSSMMARGVVETKVFLHYLPSIRTLWADSGIQSAYDRRREFQLGESVKYFLDDLDRLGLLDYLPTQQDILLARKPTKGIHEYEFEIKNVPFKMVDVGGQRSERRRWFECFDCVTSVLFLASSSEFDQVLMEDRQTNRLMESLNIFETIVNNRVFSKASIILFLNKTDLLEEKVKVVSIKDYFPEYTGEPHHLADVQKFLVECFRSKRREQQKPLYHHFTTAINTENIRIVFRDVKDTILHENLKQLMLQ is encoded by the exons ATGGCTGATTTCCTGCCCTCCCGGACTGCAGTAGTTTGTCTCCCCAATTGTCTTCTCTCCAGCAACGAAATTGAACAACAGAGAAAATCTAAGGAGATCGACAGGTGTATTTCTCGGGAAAAGACGTACGTAAAGCGACTAGTTAAGATTTTGCTTCTTGGAGCTGGTGAAAGTGGCAAGTCAACTTTCCTCAAACAAATGCGCATAATTCATGGGCAGGACTTCGATCAACGGGCCAAAGAAGAGTTCCGGGCTACAATCTACAGCAACGTTATGAAAG GAATACGAGTGCTGGTAGATGCCAGAGAAAAGCTGCACATCCCTTGGGGAGATGCTTCTAATCAGGCCCAGGGGGAGATGGTGATGGGCTTCGATACACGCTCATCCATGATGGCCCGGGGAGTAGTAGAGACCAAAGTCTTTCTGCATTACCTACCATCCATCCGCACCTTGTGGGCAGACAGTGGGATTCAGAGTGCCTATGATCGAAGAAGAGAATTTCAGTTG GGTGAATCAGTGAAATATTTCCTGGATGACTTGGATAGACTTGGGCTGCTG GACTACTTACCAACTCAGCAAGATATACTTCTGGCACGGAAGCCCACAAAGGGCATCCATGAGTATGAATTTGAGATCAAGAATGTTCCCTTCAAGATGGTGGACGTGGGTGGTCAGCGGTCGGAGAGGCGCCGATGGTTTGAGTGTTTCGACTGCGTCACTTCAGTCCTCTTCCTGGCCTCATCCAGTGAGTTCGATCAGGTGCTCATGGAAGACCGCCAAACCAACAGGCTCATGGAATCGCTCAACATATTTGAGACCATTGTCAACAATCGTGTGTTTTCCAAAGCATCAATCATTCTCTTTCTCAATAAGACGGACTTGCTGGAAGAGAAGGTCAAGGTTGTGTCCATCAAAGACTATTTCCCTGAGTACACAGGCGAGCCACACCATCTTGCCGATGTGCAGAAGTTCCTTGTGGAGTGCTTCCGTAGCAAGCGCCGGGAGCAGCAGAAACCACTCTACCATCACTTTACCACTGCCATCAACACGGAGAACATCCGCATCGTCTTCCGTGACGTCAAAGACACTATTTTGCATGAAAATCTGAAGCAACTCATGCTGCAGTGA
- the gna13a gene encoding guanine nucleotide-binding protein subunit alpha-13a isoform X2: protein MKGIRVLVDAREKLHIPWGDASNQAQGEMVMGFDTRSSMMARGVVETKVFLHYLPSIRTLWADSGIQSAYDRRREFQLGESVKYFLDDLDRLGLLDYLPTQQDILLARKPTKGIHEYEFEIKNVPFKMVDVGGQRSERRRWFECFDCVTSVLFLASSSEFDQVLMEDRQTNRLMESLNIFETIVNNRVFSKASIILFLNKTDLLEEKVKVVSIKDYFPEYTGEPHHLADVQKFLVECFRSKRREQQKPLYHHFTTAINTENIRIVFRDVKDTILHENLKQLMLQ, encoded by the exons ATGAAAG GAATACGAGTGCTGGTAGATGCCAGAGAAAAGCTGCACATCCCTTGGGGAGATGCTTCTAATCAGGCCCAGGGGGAGATGGTGATGGGCTTCGATACACGCTCATCCATGATGGCCCGGGGAGTAGTAGAGACCAAAGTCTTTCTGCATTACCTACCATCCATCCGCACCTTGTGGGCAGACAGTGGGATTCAGAGTGCCTATGATCGAAGAAGAGAATTTCAGTTG GGTGAATCAGTGAAATATTTCCTGGATGACTTGGATAGACTTGGGCTGCTG GACTACTTACCAACTCAGCAAGATATACTTCTGGCACGGAAGCCCACAAAGGGCATCCATGAGTATGAATTTGAGATCAAGAATGTTCCCTTCAAGATGGTGGACGTGGGTGGTCAGCGGTCGGAGAGGCGCCGATGGTTTGAGTGTTTCGACTGCGTCACTTCAGTCCTCTTCCTGGCCTCATCCAGTGAGTTCGATCAGGTGCTCATGGAAGACCGCCAAACCAACAGGCTCATGGAATCGCTCAACATATTTGAGACCATTGTCAACAATCGTGTGTTTTCCAAAGCATCAATCATTCTCTTTCTCAATAAGACGGACTTGCTGGAAGAGAAGGTCAAGGTTGTGTCCATCAAAGACTATTTCCCTGAGTACACAGGCGAGCCACACCATCTTGCCGATGTGCAGAAGTTCCTTGTGGAGTGCTTCCGTAGCAAGCGCCGGGAGCAGCAGAAACCACTCTACCATCACTTTACCACTGCCATCAACACGGAGAACATCCGCATCGTCTTCCGTGACGTCAAAGACACTATTTTGCATGAAAATCTGAAGCAACTCATGCTGCAGTGA
- the LOC113574857 gene encoding archaemetzincin-2 isoform X3: protein MPDFGSNSKDWIPSHPETPQDFQSFYSNPYRRTPNKGHTTIYIQTIGSFGEGVGITEQYVEWLREYCQAFFYGLVVEFLPAVTVASTSCTFRVNSNSYNLQLHAGELLGFLKKRKPKDAFCIVGITMIDLYPRDSWNFVFGQASLTEGVGVFSFARYDDDFYKRSYAGRLKKAMKPKPGDYSVFQGYYTPPITSKLLLRSCKTLTHEIGHIFGVQHCQWLQCVMQGSNHLEESDRRPMDVCPICLRKLQSAIGFKIADRYKALLCWIDTGEGVSALHSGKPTESFQDFRQWLCKCLSILRD from the exons ATGCCGGACTTCGGCTCTAACTCTAAAG ACTGGATTCCCTCACACCCTGAGACGCCTCAGGACTTTCAGAGTTTCTACAGCAACCCTTATCGCCGGACTCCTAACAAGGGCCATACGACCATTTATATACAGACTATTG GTTCTTTTGGAGAAGGAGTTGGAATCACTGAGCAGTACGTGGAGTGGTTAAGGGAATACTGCCAAGCGTTTTTCTATGGGCTGGTGGTTGAGTTCCTACCAGCAGTGACTGTTGCTTCCACAAGTTGCACCTTCCGTGTCAACAGCAATTCATACAACCTTCAACTTCATGCTG GGGAGCTGCTGGGTTTCCTGAAAAAGAGGAAGCCAAAGGATGCATTTTGTATTGTGGGGATCACCATGATTGACCTGTACCCAAGAGACTCCTGGAATTTTGTTTTCGGTCAAGCATCTCTGACTGAAG GAGTGGGAGTTTTCAGCTTTGCTCGGTATGATGATGACTTTTACAAAAGAAGCTACGCGGGCCGGCTGAAAAAGGCCATGAAGCCCAAGCCAGGGGACTACAGTGTGTTCCAGGGCTACTACACACCTCCCATCACCAGCAAGCTGCTCCTCCGCTCGTGTAAG ACCCTGACCCATGAGATTGGACATATATTTGGTGTCCAGCACTGCCAGTGGCTGCAGTGTGTCATGCAAGGCTCCAATCATTTAGAGGAATCAGACCGTCGGCCAATGGATGTCTGCCCCATCTGCCTAAGAAAACTACAGTCTGCCATTGGCTTTAAGATAGCCGACAGATACAAG GCGTTACTGTGCTGGATAGACACTGGAGAAGGTGTTTCTGCACTGCACTCCGGCAAACCCACTGAGTCTTTCCAAGACTTCAGACAGTGGTTATGTAAGTGTTTGAGCATTCTGCgagattaa
- the LOC113574857 gene encoding archaemetzincin-2 isoform X4 gives MHVIEHPVEGLRSALRSTRKDLIETYEKYSKEEKSLLEGCLIPGNSLFSPITFHSHSDWIPSHPETPQDFQSFYSNPYRRTPNKGHTTIYIQTIGSFGEGVGITEQYVEWLREYCQAFFYGLVVEFLPAVTVASTSCTFRVNSNSYNLQLHAGELLGFLKKRKPKDAFCIVGITMIDLYPRDSWNFVFGQASLTEGVGVFSFARYDDDFYKRSYAGRLKKAMKPKPGDYSVFQGYYTPPITSKLLLRSYPDP, from the exons ATGCATGTGATCGAACATCCTGTGGAGGGACTGCGCTCAGCTCTACGGTCCACTCGGAAAGATCTAATAGAAACTTACGAGAAGTacagcaaagaggaaaagagCTTACTTGAGGGGTGTCTCATACCTGGCAATTCACTCTTCAGTCCCATCACTTTTCACTCCCATTCAGACTGGATTCCCTCACACCCTGAGACGCCTCAGGACTTTCAGAGTTTCTACAGCAACCCTTATCGCCGGACTCCTAACAAGGGCCATACGACCATTTATATACAGACTATTG GTTCTTTTGGAGAAGGAGTTGGAATCACTGAGCAGTACGTGGAGTGGTTAAGGGAATACTGCCAAGCGTTTTTCTATGGGCTGGTGGTTGAGTTCCTACCAGCAGTGACTGTTGCTTCCACAAGTTGCACCTTCCGTGTCAACAGCAATTCATACAACCTTCAACTTCATGCTG GGGAGCTGCTGGGTTTCCTGAAAAAGAGGAAGCCAAAGGATGCATTTTGTATTGTGGGGATCACCATGATTGACCTGTACCCAAGAGACTCCTGGAATTTTGTTTTCGGTCAAGCATCTCTGACTGAAG GAGTGGGAGTTTTCAGCTTTGCTCGGTATGATGATGACTTTTACAAAAGAAGCTACGCGGGCCGGCTGAAAAAGGCCATGAAGCCCAAGCCAGGGGACTACAGTGTGTTCCAGGGCTACTACACACCTCCCATCACCAGCAAGCTGCTCCTCCGCTCGT ACCCTGACCCATGA
- the LOC113574857 gene encoding archaemetzincin-2 isoform X2: protein MHVIEHPVEGLRSALRSTRKDLIETYEKYSKEEKSLLEGCLIPGNSLFSPITFHSHSDWIPSHPETPQDFQSFYSNPYRRTPNKGHTTIYIQTIGSFGEGVGITEQYVEWLREYCQAFFYGLVVEFLPAVTVASTSCTFRVNSNSYNLQLHAGELLGFLKKRKPKDAFCIVGITMIDLYPRDSWNFVFGQASLTEGVGVFSFARYDDDFYKRSYAGRLKKAMKPKPGDYSVFQGYYTPPITSKLLLRSCKTLTHEIGHIFGVQHCQWLQCVMQGSNHLEESDRRPMDVCPICLRKLQSAIGFKIADRYKC, encoded by the exons ATGCATGTGATCGAACATCCTGTGGAGGGACTGCGCTCAGCTCTACGGTCCACTCGGAAAGATCTAATAGAAACTTACGAGAAGTacagcaaagaggaaaagagCTTACTTGAGGGGTGTCTCATACCTGGCAATTCACTCTTCAGTCCCATCACTTTTCACTCCCATTCAGACTGGATTCCCTCACACCCTGAGACGCCTCAGGACTTTCAGAGTTTCTACAGCAACCCTTATCGCCGGACTCCTAACAAGGGCCATACGACCATTTATATACAGACTATTG GTTCTTTTGGAGAAGGAGTTGGAATCACTGAGCAGTACGTGGAGTGGTTAAGGGAATACTGCCAAGCGTTTTTCTATGGGCTGGTGGTTGAGTTCCTACCAGCAGTGACTGTTGCTTCCACAAGTTGCACCTTCCGTGTCAACAGCAATTCATACAACCTTCAACTTCATGCTG GGGAGCTGCTGGGTTTCCTGAAAAAGAGGAAGCCAAAGGATGCATTTTGTATTGTGGGGATCACCATGATTGACCTGTACCCAAGAGACTCCTGGAATTTTGTTTTCGGTCAAGCATCTCTGACTGAAG GAGTGGGAGTTTTCAGCTTTGCTCGGTATGATGATGACTTTTACAAAAGAAGCTACGCGGGCCGGCTGAAAAAGGCCATGAAGCCCAAGCCAGGGGACTACAGTGTGTTCCAGGGCTACTACACACCTCCCATCACCAGCAAGCTGCTCCTCCGCTCGTGTAAG ACCCTGACCCATGAGATTGGACATATATTTGGTGTCCAGCACTGCCAGTGGCTGCAGTGTGTCATGCAAGGCTCCAATCATTTAGAGGAATCAGACCGTCGGCCAATGGATGTCTGCCCCATCTGCCTAAGAAAACTACAGTCTGCCATTGGCTTTAAGATAGCCGACAGATACAAG TGTTAA
- the LOC113574857 gene encoding archaemetzincin-2 isoform X1, whose translation MHVIEHPVEGLRSALRSTRKDLIETYEKYSKEEKSLLEGCLIPGNSLFSPITFHSHSDWIPSHPETPQDFQSFYSNPYRRTPNKGHTTIYIQTIGSFGEGVGITEQYVEWLREYCQAFFYGLVVEFLPAVTVASTSCTFRVNSNSYNLQLHAGELLGFLKKRKPKDAFCIVGITMIDLYPRDSWNFVFGQASLTEGVGVFSFARYDDDFYKRSYAGRLKKAMKPKPGDYSVFQGYYTPPITSKLLLRSCKTLTHEIGHIFGVQHCQWLQCVMQGSNHLEESDRRPMDVCPICLRKLQSAIGFKIADRYKALLCWIDTGEGVSALHSGKPTESFQDFRQWLCKCLSILRD comes from the exons ATGCATGTGATCGAACATCCTGTGGAGGGACTGCGCTCAGCTCTACGGTCCACTCGGAAAGATCTAATAGAAACTTACGAGAAGTacagcaaagaggaaaagagCTTACTTGAGGGGTGTCTCATACCTGGCAATTCACTCTTCAGTCCCATCACTTTTCACTCCCATTCAGACTGGATTCCCTCACACCCTGAGACGCCTCAGGACTTTCAGAGTTTCTACAGCAACCCTTATCGCCGGACTCCTAACAAGGGCCATACGACCATTTATATACAGACTATTG GTTCTTTTGGAGAAGGAGTTGGAATCACTGAGCAGTACGTGGAGTGGTTAAGGGAATACTGCCAAGCGTTTTTCTATGGGCTGGTGGTTGAGTTCCTACCAGCAGTGACTGTTGCTTCCACAAGTTGCACCTTCCGTGTCAACAGCAATTCATACAACCTTCAACTTCATGCTG GGGAGCTGCTGGGTTTCCTGAAAAAGAGGAAGCCAAAGGATGCATTTTGTATTGTGGGGATCACCATGATTGACCTGTACCCAAGAGACTCCTGGAATTTTGTTTTCGGTCAAGCATCTCTGACTGAAG GAGTGGGAGTTTTCAGCTTTGCTCGGTATGATGATGACTTTTACAAAAGAAGCTACGCGGGCCGGCTGAAAAAGGCCATGAAGCCCAAGCCAGGGGACTACAGTGTGTTCCAGGGCTACTACACACCTCCCATCACCAGCAAGCTGCTCCTCCGCTCGTGTAAG ACCCTGACCCATGAGATTGGACATATATTTGGTGTCCAGCACTGCCAGTGGCTGCAGTGTGTCATGCAAGGCTCCAATCATTTAGAGGAATCAGACCGTCGGCCAATGGATGTCTGCCCCATCTGCCTAAGAAAACTACAGTCTGCCATTGGCTTTAAGATAGCCGACAGATACAAG GCGTTACTGTGCTGGATAGACACTGGAGAAGGTGTTTCTGCACTGCACTCCGGCAAACCCACTGAGTCTTTCCAAGACTTCAGACAGTGGTTATGTAAGTGTTTGAGCATTCTGCgagattaa
- the LOC113574854 gene encoding monocarboxylate transporter 7: MVLWAFRSEGCLGPKVYSEVPDGGWGWIVAMAFFIVEAFTYGVIKSFGIFLKDLMCEFNESNSRVSWIISICVFVMTFTAPLSTVLSNRFGFQPVVMFGGLLISLGTISTAFTSYIHQIYVTIGIVAGLGYCLTFLPTVTILSQYFSRQRSLVTAMASTGESFAIFAFAPAFTELKTHIGWRYTIVVLGILQSTIIICGALLRPMIIRPKTTASCTQALQSRKQEIINSLPKAELNHSLSPDPGIPSHEKQEQGLRTREQEQDLRTGEQEQDLQTVEQQEEEEELLQAPPSYQAAGVQARNKLLDLSVLKEGSFACYAAFGLFATLGFFAPQLYVVELSASMGTERDKAAYMLSIMAVAEIFGRLSIGWLLSWGRVRKIFVLLGCVSLMCLVLVLFTIVNGFWGLALCCVLYGFLLGNIASTHIPMLAEDDVVGIKRMPLAVGIYVCIQSFAGLAGPPLGGILVDITQNYSSAFYSCAIGTGIGALFLGLVRPTKTGCLCTKKRISSHQHSPGAKHVIEDNVVPEEILDISPNPQAQS; this comes from the exons ATGGTATTATGGGCCTTCAGATCAGAGGGCTGTCTGGGGCCCAAGGTGTACTCAGAGGTCCCAGATGGAGGCTGGGGTTGGATTGTGGCCATGGCCTTTTTTATCGTAGAGGCCTTCACCTACGGAGTCATCAAAAGCTTCGGTATTTTCCTCAAGGATCTCATGTGTGAGTTCAATGAGAGCAACAGTCGGGTTTCATGGATcatctctatatgtgtgtttgtaatgacCTTCACAG CTCCATTGTCGACTGTGCTGAGTAATCGATTTGGCTTCCAGCCTGTCGTGATGTTTGGTGGACTCCTCATTTCCCTGGGAACAATCTCCACTGCTTTCACCAGCTACATACATCAGATTTACGTCACTATTGGGATAGTTGCTG GTCTAGGTTACTGTTTGACATTTCTCCCCACTGTTACAATACTGTCCCAGTACTTCAGCAGACAGCGATCCTTGGTGACTGCCATGGCCTCCACAGGAGAATCATTTGCTATATTTGCTTTTGCTCCAG CATTCACAGAACTTAAGACACATATTGGATGGAGATACACGATAGTGGTGCTTGGAATACTACAGAGTACAATCATTATATGTGGTGCTTTGCTTCGTCCCATGATAATCAGGCCTAAGACTACTGCAAGTTGTACCCAGGCACTGCAATCCAGAAAGCAGGAGATAATTAACTCTCTCCCAAAAGCTGAACTCAATCACTCCTTGAGCCCCGACCCAGGCATTCCATCTCATGAGAAGCAGGAACAGGGCCTTCGGACGCgggagcaggaacaggaccTTCGAACGGgggagcaggaacaggaccTTCAGACGGTggagcagcaggaagaggaggaggaactCCTTCAGGCTCCTCCATCCTACCAGGCTGCAGGGGTGCAGGCCAGAAACAAACTCCTGGACCTGTCTGTGCTGAAAGAAGGCAGCTTTGCATGCTACGCCGCATTTGGTCTTTTCGCAACGCTTGGCTTCTTTGCCCCACAGCTTTATGTGGTGGAGCTCAGTGCCAGCATGGGCACAGAAAGGGACAAGGCTGCCTACATGCTGTCGATAATGGCTGTGGCAGAGATCTTTGGACGGCTCTCTATTGGCTGGCTCCTTAGCTGGGGGCGTGTAAGAAAGATATTTGTCCTGCTTGGATGTGTATCGCTGATGTGTCTGGTGCTGGTGCTCTTCACCATAGTAAATGGCTTCTGGGGGCTggcactctgctgtgtgctgtatggCTTTCTGCTAGGTAATATCGCATCCACGCACATCCCCATGCTGGCCGAGGATGATGTGGTGGGCATCAAGAGAATGCCCTTAGCAGTGGGCATCTATGTCTGTATCCAGAGTTTCGCAGGGCTAGCTGGGCCACCTTTGGGAG GAATCCTGGTGGATATCACACAAAATTACAGCTCGGCCTTCTACTCATGTGCCATAGGAACGGGTATAGGTGCTCTCTTCCTTGGGCTGGTACGTCCAACAAAGACAGGTTGTCTTTGCACAAAGAAGCGCATCAGTTCTCACCAACACAGCCCTGGAGCTAAGCATGTGATTGAAGATAATGTTGTGCCTGAGGAGATCTTAGACATTTCCCCAAACCCACAAGCTCAGtcctaa